Proteins encoded by one window of Microbacterium testaceum:
- a CDS encoding LacI family DNA-binding transcriptional regulator, whose translation MTHDERVAAAAVAEAAPARPRARLIDVAMAAGVSPKTVSRVINDETGVLPVTRDKVMQTVRDLGFVPDRSARELKRREADTIGILIDAISDPFFAAFVSVVEELAIAEGLSVIFASTGYDAARETAQLDRLTGRRLAGLVVAPVAVPAAVLAGLRNRCPVVTVDRVRSGIDAVVIDDFGAAVEATTALLSHGHRRIAFMGEDVPYPTVSDRLAGYRAALEAAGVAFDPSLVISHERFRAGEAAEASRLLERVDAPTALLCATSLAAIATVRAIRARGLGMPALISFGDFTLAEVLEPGISYVDHDPRLLGAAAFHRLRHLAQYPDDAPSRTVVPTRLVPRGSGEIAPALPLDPIGATR comes from the coding sequence ATGACGCACGATGAACGGGTGGCCGCCGCCGCGGTCGCCGAGGCCGCGCCGGCCCGCCCGCGCGCTCGCCTCATCGACGTCGCGATGGCTGCGGGTGTGAGCCCCAAGACCGTGTCCCGTGTCATCAACGACGAGACCGGGGTGCTCCCCGTCACCCGCGACAAGGTCATGCAGACCGTGCGCGACCTCGGCTTCGTGCCCGACCGCAGCGCCCGGGAGCTCAAGCGTCGCGAGGCCGACACGATCGGCATCCTGATCGACGCGATCAGCGACCCCTTCTTCGCCGCCTTCGTCAGCGTGGTCGAGGAGCTCGCGATCGCCGAGGGGCTGAGTGTGATCTTCGCCAGCACCGGTTACGACGCCGCGCGAGAGACGGCCCAGCTCGACCGCCTGACCGGACGCCGCCTCGCCGGTCTCGTGGTCGCGCCCGTCGCCGTACCCGCCGCGGTCCTCGCGGGGCTCCGCAACAGGTGCCCCGTGGTGACGGTCGACCGCGTGCGCTCGGGGATCGACGCGGTCGTCATCGACGATTTCGGGGCGGCGGTCGAAGCGACGACCGCCCTCCTGTCGCACGGCCACCGCCGGATCGCCTTCATGGGCGAGGACGTCCCCTACCCCACCGTCAGCGATCGCCTGGCCGGATACCGCGCCGCGCTCGAAGCGGCCGGCGTGGCCTTCGACCCCTCACTCGTGATCTCGCACGAGCGCTTCCGCGCGGGGGAGGCGGCCGAAGCCTCGCGCCTGCTCGAACGCGTGGACGCCCCCACCGCTCTGCTGTGCGCGACGAGCCTCGCGGCCATCGCGACCGTGCGCGCGATCCGCGCGCGGGGGCTCGGGATGCCCGCGCTCATCTCGTTCGGGGACTTCACCCTCGCCGAGGTGCTCGAACCCGGGATCTCCTACGTCGATCACGATCCCCGTCTGCTCGGCGCGGCGGCCTTCCACCGCCTCCGGCACCTGGCCCAGTACCCGGACGACGCTCCGAGCCGCACGGTCGTGCCGACGCGTCTCGTGCCCCGCGGCTCGGGCGAGATCGCCCCCGCCCTTCCCCTCGACCCGATCGGAGCGACGCGATGA
- a CDS encoding class II fructose-bisphosphate aldolase — protein sequence MPLADMPALLAAHRAVGAFNFITLEVAEAIVTGAEAAGTGVILQLSQNAIAFHGGLAPAASAALRLAEQARVDVVVHLDHATDEPLVDEAVAVGIRSVMFDAAHLTDAENLSRTAAVADRVHAAGAWIEAELGEIGGKGAHAPGVRTDVAEAVRFVRETGVDALAVAVGSEHAMRERSARLDEALIAELAAAVLVPLVLHGSSGVADGGIDGAVRAGMRKINIGTHLNAVLTGAVRVELERDPDAIDPRGWLTPGRAAVAAEVERLLGVIAGRGV from the coding sequence GTGCCGCTGGCCGACATGCCCGCCCTGCTCGCCGCGCACCGCGCGGTCGGGGCCTTCAACTTCATCACCCTCGAGGTCGCCGAGGCGATCGTGACCGGGGCCGAGGCCGCCGGCACCGGCGTGATCCTGCAGCTCTCGCAGAACGCGATCGCCTTCCACGGCGGACTCGCCCCAGCAGCCTCCGCCGCCCTCCGCCTGGCCGAGCAGGCGCGGGTCGACGTCGTCGTGCACCTCGACCACGCGACCGACGAGCCCCTCGTCGACGAGGCCGTGGCGGTCGGCATCCGTTCGGTCATGTTCGACGCCGCTCACCTGACCGACGCCGAGAACCTTTCGCGCACCGCCGCCGTCGCCGATCGGGTGCACGCCGCCGGAGCGTGGATCGAGGCCGAGCTCGGCGAGATCGGCGGCAAGGGCGCCCACGCACCCGGGGTGCGCACCGACGTCGCCGAGGCCGTGCGCTTCGTGCGCGAGACCGGCGTCGACGCCCTCGCCGTGGCCGTCGGCAGTGAGCACGCGATGCGCGAGCGCAGCGCCCGACTCGATGAGGCGCTCATCGCCGAGCTCGCCGCGGCGGTGCTCGTGCCCCTCGTGCTGCACGGCTCCAGCGGGGTCGCGGATGGGGGCATCGACGGCGCCGTGCGCGCGGGCATGCGCAAGATCAACATCGGCACACACCTCAACGCCGTGCTGACGGGCGCCGTCCGCGTGGAGCTGGAGCGGGACCCGGATGCCATCGACCCTCGCGGCTGGCTCACCCCGGGCCGCGCGGCGGTCGCCGCCGAAGTCGAGCGCCTCCTCGGTGTCATCGCGGGGCGCGGCGTATGA
- a CDS encoding ABC transporter permease, giving the protein MSTKTPPTETVAIGTFDDSRPNFFKGLLKAQAFQILIILIVIVLIFSALAPDSFAQWSNFRLIIQNASILAVLGVGMTYIIITSGIDLSIGSVLVFSGVVSALTMRALGGEGWGVATIGILVSILSGVCWGLLNGFLIAKAKIPPLIVTLGSLGMALGLAQILTGGVDIRDVPTVLTVSIGYGNVFGSLPIISVIALVVVVIGAIVLHFTKFGLYTYAVGSSELAARRVGVKVDRHLISVYTLSGALAGLAGILALSQFSTTAIAGQSQTNLNVIAAVVIGGTSLFGGVGTIFGTVVGLFIPAVLQNGFVITGVQPFWQQVAVGAVLITAVYVDQVRRTAATRGNTQSLWRKFVSGGRRG; this is encoded by the coding sequence ATGAGCACCAAGACCCCTCCCACCGAGACCGTCGCCATCGGGACCTTCGATGACTCGCGGCCGAATTTCTTCAAAGGACTGCTCAAGGCGCAGGCCTTCCAGATCCTCATCATCCTCATCGTCATCGTGCTGATCTTCAGTGCGCTGGCCCCCGACTCGTTCGCGCAGTGGTCGAACTTCCGCCTCATCATCCAGAACGCCTCGATCCTCGCCGTCCTCGGCGTCGGCATGACGTACATCATCATCACCTCGGGCATCGACCTCTCCATCGGATCGGTGCTGGTGTTCTCGGGCGTCGTCTCCGCGCTCACGATGAGGGCGCTCGGCGGTGAAGGCTGGGGCGTGGCGACCATCGGCATCCTGGTCTCGATCCTCAGCGGCGTGTGCTGGGGCCTTCTCAACGGCTTCCTCATCGCGAAGGCGAAGATCCCGCCGCTCATCGTCACCCTCGGCTCGCTGGGAATGGCGCTCGGTCTCGCGCAGATCCTCACCGGCGGCGTCGACATCCGCGACGTGCCCACCGTGCTGACCGTCTCGATCGGGTACGGCAACGTGTTCGGTTCGCTGCCGATCATCAGCGTCATCGCGCTCGTCGTGGTCGTCATCGGCGCGATCGTGCTGCACTTCACCAAGTTCGGCCTGTACACCTACGCCGTCGGCTCGAGCGAGCTCGCCGCCCGCCGCGTCGGCGTCAAGGTCGACCGTCACCTCATCTCGGTCTACACGCTGTCGGGAGCGCTCGCGGGTCTCGCCGGCATCCTGGCCCTCTCGCAGTTCTCGACCACCGCGATCGCGGGACAGTCGCAGACGAACCTGAACGTGATCGCGGCCGTCGTCATCGGCGGTACCTCGCTCTTCGGCGGGGTCGGCACGATCTTCGGAACCGTGGTCGGCCTCTTCATCCCGGCCGTGCTGCAGAACGGCTTCGTCATCACCGGCGTGCAGCCCTTCTGGCAGCAGGTCGCGGTGGGCGCGGTGCTGATCACCGCCGTCTACGTCGACCAGGTGCGCCGCACCGCCGCGACCCGCGGCAACACCCAGAGCCTCTGGCGGAAGTTCGTCAGCGGAGGACGCCGCGGCTGA
- a CDS encoding ABC transporter substrate-binding protein: protein MQWNKKVLAFATLGAAATLVLAGCSGGSSSGGASGGSDGGYKIAFVQGVAGDEFYISMQCGIQAEAEKEGATVTTQGPEKFDPTLQKPIVDAVVASKPDALLIAPTDVSAMQAPIAAAEAAGIKVVLVDTTLEDPSGAVSQISSDNNGGGAAAFEAIQKANPGGGKVLVVSTDPGVSTTDARAQGFEDAVKKDSKFESVGVQYSHNEPSTAAEIVTAALQKDPDIVGIFAANLFAAEGSATGVQQAGKQGQVTIVGFDAGPAQVKALEAGTVQALVAQEPATIGEDGVKQAIAALKGESTEAKIQTGFTILTKDNITTDGKDAVYKSSC, encoded by the coding sequence ATGCAGTGGAACAAGAAGGTTCTCGCGTTCGCCACCCTCGGCGCCGCAGCCACCCTCGTCCTCGCCGGGTGCTCCGGCGGCTCCTCGTCCGGCGGCGCGTCGGGCGGGTCGGACGGCGGGTACAAGATCGCGTTCGTGCAGGGCGTCGCGGGAGATGAGTTCTACATCTCGATGCAGTGCGGCATCCAGGCAGAGGCCGAGAAGGAGGGTGCGACCGTCACCACCCAGGGTCCCGAGAAGTTCGACCCGACGCTTCAGAAGCCGATCGTCGACGCGGTCGTGGCCTCCAAGCCCGACGCGCTGCTGATCGCCCCCACCGACGTCTCGGCCATGCAGGCGCCCATCGCGGCCGCCGAGGCAGCCGGCATCAAGGTCGTGCTGGTCGACACGACGCTCGAAGACCCCTCCGGCGCGGTCTCGCAGATCTCCTCCGACAACAACGGCGGCGGAGCCGCGGCGTTCGAGGCGATCCAGAAGGCCAACCCGGGCGGCGGCAAGGTCCTCGTCGTCTCCACCGACCCGGGTGTGTCCACCACCGACGCCCGCGCGCAGGGCTTCGAAGACGCCGTCAAGAAGGACTCCAAGTTCGAGTCGGTGGGCGTGCAGTACTCCCACAACGAACCCTCCACGGCTGCGGAGATCGTGACGGCGGCGCTGCAGAAGGACCCCGACATCGTCGGCATCTTCGCCGCCAACCTGTTCGCCGCCGAAGGCTCCGCCACCGGCGTCCAGCAGGCCGGCAAGCAGGGCCAGGTCACCATCGTCGGCTTCGACGCCGGTCCCGCGCAGGTCAAGGCCCTCGAGGCCGGCACCGTTCAGGCCCTCGTCGCGCAGGAGCCCGCCACCATCGGCGAAGACGGCGTCAAGCAGGCCATCGCCGCGCTGAAGGGCGAGAGCACCGAGGCCAAGATCCAGACCGGCTTCACCATCCTGACGAAGGACAACATCACCACCGACGGCAAGGACGCGGTCTACAAGTCCTCCTGCTGA
- a CDS encoding ATP-binding cassette domain-containing protein, producing the protein MSSVTTTVPVLQARGLSRQFGSVRALNNVDFEVYPGEVTALIGDNGAGKSTLVKALSGNLAVDEGEILFDGKPIEMSNPQVASSLGIETVYQDLALAPHLDPVQNMYLGREIRRPGLAGALGFMKTKDMAVASRAAFDELGATVRSLSSPVGEMSGGQRQAIAIARAVHWAGRLVFLDEPTAALGVRQTKNVLETIRRVRDKGIAVVLISHSMPHVMEVCDRIQVLRLGTRVANVDAKNTSMEELVGLMTGAVTKDDSK; encoded by the coding sequence ATGTCGTCAGTCACCACGACCGTCCCGGTGCTGCAGGCCCGCGGCCTGTCACGTCAGTTCGGATCCGTCCGCGCCCTCAACAACGTCGACTTCGAGGTCTACCCCGGAGAAGTGACGGCCCTCATCGGCGACAACGGCGCCGGCAAGTCGACGCTCGTCAAAGCCCTCTCGGGCAACCTCGCGGTCGACGAGGGCGAGATCCTCTTCGACGGCAAGCCCATCGAGATGTCGAACCCGCAGGTGGCGTCGTCGCTCGGGATCGAGACGGTCTACCAGGACCTCGCACTGGCGCCGCACCTCGACCCCGTGCAGAACATGTACCTCGGCCGCGAGATCCGCCGCCCCGGTCTCGCCGGCGCGCTGGGTTTCATGAAGACCAAAGACATGGCCGTCGCCTCGCGGGCCGCGTTCGACGAACTCGGTGCGACGGTGCGATCGCTGTCGTCGCCGGTGGGCGAGATGTCGGGCGGTCAGCGCCAGGCCATCGCGATCGCCCGGGCCGTGCACTGGGCCGGTCGCCTCGTCTTCCTCGACGAGCCCACCGCCGCCCTGGGCGTGCGCCAGACGAAGAACGTGCTCGAGACGATCCGCCGCGTGCGCGACAAGGGCATCGCCGTCGTGCTGATCTCGCACTCCATGCCGCACGTGATGGAGGTCTGCGACCGCATCCAGGTGCTGCGCCTGGGCACGCGCGTCGCCAACGTCGACGCGAAGAACACCTCCATGGAAGAACTCGTCGGACTCATGACCGGCGCCGTCACGAAGGACGACTCCAAATGA
- a CDS encoding class I mannose-6-phosphate isomerase has translation MKPVLLPPNPVQHFYRGGDRIAALRGIVPETDRQPEEWLGSTVSRFGSDEIGLAVTDGGDVLRDLVTADRAAWVGARTGRDAADLGILVKLLDARQRLPVHVHPDRGFASAHLDCPYGKTEAWYVLETEDDCAVHVGWNESVDRDELDRRRDAQDSEWMLAHMNRVVVRPGMGVLVPAGTVHAIDGGIFVAEVQEPTDFSILLEWSVTTSTREESHLDLGFDAVMPAVSTEKLDAAALDALVSTSGTTPAGPAFRSLLPDAADPYFRLFDASGDTVAHAAGFSVVLVREGAGALVSDAGRVDVERGQVYAVPHAFGAWRLTGGAEILVAAPGAGWPGTLRGGDVR, from the coding sequence ATGAAGCCCGTCCTGCTGCCCCCCAATCCCGTGCAGCACTTCTACCGCGGAGGCGACCGCATCGCCGCCCTCCGCGGCATCGTGCCCGAGACCGACCGTCAGCCCGAGGAGTGGCTCGGCTCGACCGTCTCGCGCTTCGGCTCCGACGAGATCGGTCTCGCCGTCACCGACGGCGGCGACGTCCTGCGCGACCTCGTCACCGCCGACCGCGCCGCGTGGGTGGGAGCGCGCACCGGACGGGATGCCGCCGACCTCGGCATCCTGGTCAAGCTCCTCGACGCCCGGCAGCGCCTCCCCGTCCACGTGCACCCCGACCGCGGGTTCGCGAGCGCCCACCTCGACTGCCCGTACGGCAAGACCGAGGCCTGGTACGTGCTCGAGACCGAGGACGACTGCGCCGTCCACGTCGGCTGGAACGAGAGCGTCGACCGCGACGAACTCGACCGCCGCCGCGACGCGCAGGACAGCGAGTGGATGCTCGCCCACATGAACCGCGTCGTCGTCCGCCCGGGCATGGGGGTGCTCGTGCCCGCCGGCACCGTGCACGCGATCGACGGCGGCATCTTCGTCGCCGAGGTGCAGGAACCCACCGACTTCTCGATCCTGCTGGAGTGGTCGGTCACGACCTCGACGCGCGAAGAGTCGCACCTCGACCTGGGCTTCGATGCCGTCATGCCCGCGGTGTCGACCGAGAAGCTCGACGCTGCAGCCCTCGACGCCCTGGTCAGCACCTCCGGCACGACCCCGGCCGGACCCGCTTTCCGTTCCCTATTGCCGGATGCCGCGGACCCCTACTTCCGCCTCTTCGACGCCTCGGGAGACACGGTGGCGCACGCGGCCGGCTTCTCGGTCGTCCTGGTGCGCGAGGGCGCGGGCGCCCTCGTGTCGGATGCCGGCCGGGTCGACGTCGAGCGCGGACAGGTCTACGCCGTGCCGCACGCCTTCGGCGCCTGGCGCCTCACGGGCGGAGCCGAGATCCTCGTCGCCGCCCCCGGCGCCGGCTGGCCCGGAACCCTCCGCGGCGGTGACGTGCGATGA
- a CDS encoding 1-phosphofructokinase family hexose kinase — protein MSGFVTLTAAGAIDATYRVGALRRGAFARAESYTREVSGKGVNVSAALAAGGARTVAVVVLGADDVRFARCGLTAPLLRIVEVPGSTRVNTSIIDADGATTKVNAPTPPLSSDAWDATVSAVRDELSARTAPWLVISGSLPDLAGTGSLIDLAAVRAVAREHGARVAVDTSGAALDALLAEPTGIDLLTPNVEELSAAVGRPLATLGEVVDAAREIVARGVGTVLASLGADGLVAVTADRAVFARAAAPYVANTAGAGDAALAGFLLGLTREAAASAAGADPLAVAAASAAEWGAHAVAHASTLVAGPPHGIRALVDIAPDLERVLTPEGEA, from the coding sequence ATGAGCGGGTTCGTCACCCTGACCGCCGCCGGGGCGATCGACGCCACCTACCGCGTCGGTGCTCTGCGCCGCGGGGCGTTCGCCCGCGCCGAGAGCTACACGCGCGAGGTGAGCGGTAAGGGCGTCAACGTCTCTGCCGCCCTCGCCGCGGGCGGGGCGAGGACGGTCGCGGTCGTGGTGCTCGGGGCCGACGACGTGCGCTTCGCGCGATGCGGGCTCACCGCTCCGCTCCTGCGGATCGTCGAGGTGCCCGGGTCGACGCGCGTGAACACCTCGATCATCGACGCCGACGGCGCCACGACGAAGGTCAACGCTCCGACCCCGCCGCTGTCGTCCGACGCGTGGGATGCCACGGTCTCGGCCGTGCGCGACGAGCTCTCGGCCCGAACGGCCCCCTGGCTCGTGATCTCGGGGAGCCTGCCCGACCTCGCGGGCACCGGGTCTCTGATCGATCTCGCCGCCGTCCGCGCGGTTGCGCGGGAGCACGGCGCGCGAGTGGCCGTCGACACGAGCGGGGCGGCGCTCGACGCGCTGCTCGCCGAACCGACCGGAATCGATCTGCTCACCCCGAACGTCGAAGAACTGTCGGCAGCGGTGGGGCGCCCGCTCGCCACGCTCGGCGAGGTCGTCGACGCCGCCCGGGAGATCGTCGCGCGGGGAGTGGGGACGGTGCTCGCGAGCCTCGGCGCCGACGGCCTCGTCGCCGTCACCGCCGATCGAGCGGTCTTCGCCCGCGCGGCCGCCCCCTACGTCGCCAACACCGCCGGCGCGGGAGACGCCGCCCTCGCGGGCTTCCTCCTCGGCCTCACCCGCGAAGCCGCGGCCAGCGCTGCCGGCGCCGACCCCCTCGCCGTCGCCGCAGCGTCGGCGGCCGAGTGGGGAGCGCACGCCGTCGCGCACGCCTCCACTCTCGTCGCGGGACCTCCGCACGGCATCCGGGCCCTCGTCGACATCGCGCCGGATCTCGAGCGCGTGCTCACGCCGGAGGGCGAAGCGTGA
- a CDS encoding FGGY-family carbohydrate kinase: MSDYVVGVDMGSTSTKLLVATPDGRQVLVVSRRSPWTNLDHGQAEMTAAEAVAVVHDLAAEADARLDEGYRIVALGVSGMAEAGVLLDERGAALAPIMAWFDPRGAAQIMATPDSFRAEFPGRTGLPVGPLASIAKLLHLRDEGIALAGTTFLNVPEFVVHALGGPRVAEYSLVSRTGLIDQDDSTPWQTALDVLGVDESILGALVSAGEPVGTLTDPDMPAGFRGAALTVAGHDHLVSAVAAGATHTGQLYDSMGTAEALVRVLDDTLPFDARERLAHAGINCVRHVIPGKYVLLAGTKSGLLMRRVLQLLGIADAVGRARIDDEALALPVDGTLADGGLEVSGARNDDGVLKIVAQSDGLSPAELFAASLRHGNDMLAECMAAMDREVTPPTSTVLTGGWSTMVSVVRSRSALLPEVTVSTHDEGTAYGAALFAAFAARSAGATASGTFADVADTFLSSSLDPAEHRSAVLAPLTPTPERS, encoded by the coding sequence ATGAGCGACTACGTCGTCGGCGTCGACATGGGCTCGACGAGCACGAAGCTGCTCGTCGCCACCCCCGACGGACGCCAGGTGCTCGTGGTGAGCCGCCGGTCGCCGTGGACCAACCTCGACCACGGTCAGGCCGAGATGACCGCTGCGGAGGCCGTCGCCGTCGTGCACGACCTCGCCGCCGAGGCCGACGCGCGCCTCGACGAGGGCTATCGCATCGTCGCGCTCGGGGTCTCGGGCATGGCCGAAGCGGGCGTCCTGCTCGACGAGCGAGGCGCGGCCCTCGCGCCGATCATGGCGTGGTTCGACCCGCGCGGGGCGGCGCAGATCATGGCGACGCCCGATTCCTTCCGCGCCGAGTTCCCCGGCCGCACCGGACTGCCGGTCGGACCCCTGGCATCCATCGCCAAGCTGCTGCACCTGCGCGACGAGGGCATCGCGCTCGCGGGAACCACGTTCCTGAACGTCCCCGAGTTCGTCGTGCACGCGCTCGGCGGCCCTCGTGTCGCGGAGTACTCGCTCGTCTCGCGCACCGGCCTCATCGATCAGGACGACAGCACCCCCTGGCAGACCGCCCTCGACGTGCTCGGCGTCGACGAGTCGATCCTCGGCGCCCTCGTCAGCGCGGGGGAGCCGGTCGGAACCCTCACCGACCCCGACATGCCCGCGGGCTTCCGCGGCGCCGCCCTCACCGTCGCCGGTCACGACCACCTCGTGTCGGCGGTCGCCGCCGGCGCCACGCACACCGGTCAGCTCTACGACTCGATGGGCACCGCAGAGGCACTCGTGCGGGTGCTCGACGACACCCTTCCCTTCGATGCGCGCGAGCGTCTCGCCCACGCCGGCATCAACTGCGTGCGCCACGTCATCCCCGGCAAGTACGTCCTGCTGGCGGGCACGAAGTCGGGCCTGCTCATGCGGCGCGTGCTGCAGCTGCTCGGCATCGCGGATGCCGTGGGGCGGGCCCGCATCGACGACGAGGCTCTCGCTCTTCCCGTCGACGGGACCCTCGCCGACGGAGGCCTGGAGGTCTCGGGCGCGCGCAACGACGACGGCGTGCTGAAGATCGTCGCGCAGAGCGACGGGCTCAGCCCCGCGGAACTGTTCGCGGCGTCGTTGCGCCATGGCAACGACATGCTCGCCGAGTGCATGGCGGCGATGGACCGCGAAGTGACTCCTCCCACCTCGACGGTGCTCACCGGGGGCTGGTCGACCATGGTGTCCGTCGTGCGTTCGCGCTCCGCGCTGCTGCCCGAGGTCACCGTCTCGACCCACGACGAGGGCACGGCCTACGGCGCGGCGCTCTTCGCCGCCTTCGCCGCGCGGTCGGCCGGGGCCACGGCATCCGGAACCTTCGCGGACGTCGCGGACACCTTCCTCTCGTCATCGCTCGACCCGGCGGAGCACCGTTCCGCCGTGCTCGCCCCTCTCACCCCCACCCCTGAAAGGAGCTGA